The Zonotrichia albicollis isolate bZonAlb1 chromosome 9, bZonAlb1.hap1, whole genome shotgun sequence genome has a window encoding:
- the LOC102066378 gene encoding phospholipase A and acyltransferase 1 gives MAEGRSDPQPGDLIEIDRPGYQHWALYVGDGYVINVTPVDEGAPSLLVSTTSVFTKKAKVKKQLLKVVVENHKWRVNNKYDRSRTPFPVKEIIRRAEQWIDREVPYDVLTSNCEHFVTMLRYGEGVSDQVTKVVIGTTAAVGGILLAGLATAVVKGLFGDSSKRERKYY, from the exons ATGGCAGAAGGCAGGAGCGACCCCCAGCCCGGGGACCTGATCGAGATCGACCGGCCAGGTTACCAGCACTGGGCCCTCTATGTTGGGGACGGATATGTCATCAACGTCACACCTGTAG ATGAAGGAGCCCCATCTCTGTTGGTGAGCACCACATCAGTATTCACCAAAAAGGCCAAGGTGAAGAAGCAGCTCCTGAAAGTGGTGGTGGAAAATCATAAATGGCGTGTCAACAACAAGTATGACCGCTCCCGCACTCCTTTCCCTGTGAAGGAGATCATCCGGCGTGCCGAGCAATGGATTGACAGGGAGGTGCCATATGATGTGCTTACCAGCAACTGTGAGCACTTTGTGACCATGCTCCGCTATGGAGAAGGAGTCTCAGACCAG GTCACAAAAGTAGTAATTGGTACTACAGCAGCTGTAGGAGGTATCCTTCTTGCTGGCCTTGCCACTGCTGTTGTGAAGGGCTTGTTTGGGGACTCAtccaagagagagagaaagtaCTACTGA